The following are encoded in a window of Cydia strobilella chromosome 1, ilCydStro3.1, whole genome shotgun sequence genomic DNA:
- the LOC134755925 gene encoding DNA repair protein RAD51 homolog 3-like, whose protein sequence is MSAFKIYNATELWQRETSLPSIPSFSLSLDNALGNDGLQLGSITELIGMPGSGKTQLCLQFCASVQIPKVLGGLSSEALYIDTNTNFSIYRFKEILFASLSKCQRLLHTSIVVQEEDALKKLHFMDAFGLEKFCACIHNLPKFVQQHPNIKLIVIDSIAFPFKEGISTKQRTGLLFRLMAELHKTALENQIAVVLTNEMSTRVGLSSGASVGALGDAWAHRCSRRVLLADRGGERGERAVLMLKSNDAPNVVGTFKITEEGIREVE, encoded by the exons ATGTCagcctttaaaatttataatgcaACAGAATTATGGCAG AGAGAAACTTCTTTACCGTCTATACCCTCGTTCAGTTTGAGCTTGGATAATGCACTAGGCAATGACGGGCTCCAGTTGGGTTCTATTACAGAATTGATAGGAATGCCAGGCTCAggaaaaacacaattatg TTTACAATTCTGTGCTTCTGTTCAAATACCAAAGGTCCTTGGAGGACTAAGCTCTGAAGCCTTATACATAGACACCAATACGAATTTCAGTATTTACAGGTTTAAAG aaatccTCTTTGCAAGCCTCAGCAAATGCCAGAGGCTACTGCACACAAGCATAGTGGTGCAGGAAGAAGATGCTTTGAAGAAATTACACTTCATGGATGCATTTGGTTTGGAGAAGTTCTGTGCATGTATTCACAATTTACCTAAATTTGTGCAGCAACATCCTAAT ATAAAACTCATAGTAATAGATTCCATTGCATTCCCATTCAAAGAGGGCATATCCACAAAACAAAGGACCGGGCTACTGTTCCGGCTCATGGCAGAGTTACATAAAACTGCATTAGAAAACCAAATTGCT GTGGTGTTAACGAACGAGATGAGCACCCGTGTGGGTCTCTCCTCTGGCGCCAGTGTGGGTGCCCTAGGCGACGCGTGGGCGCACCGCTGCTCGCGTCGCGTGCTGCTCGCGGACCGCGGCGGGGAGCGCGGGGAGCGCGCCGTGCTCATGCTCAAGTCGAACGACGCGCCTAACGTAGTTGGCACGTTCAAG ATAACCGAGGAAGGGATAAGGGAGGTAGAATGA
- the LOC134755937 gene encoding mediator of RNA polymerase II transcription subunit 29 — MNQMNLHVPLNPVGAAPNVGVGVGMPMPVGGAIMQQPSPQHAQQMQPAMAQPPQQDKMDNISKVKTLMSSLRESIPMTLKSAAQILHQNHNIDSNSQKGIDAPVPRFDKNLEEFFSLCDQMELHLRTAITCIEQQQSAAHYLPSPVHPVRLDSGPSAESTLSYPQYLNTVRLQISYAKDIHDTLVAAAQTEWLKKN; from the exons ATGAATCAAATGAACTTGCATGTTCCTTTAAACCCAGTGGGAGCGGCTCCTAACGTCGGAGTCGGTGTCGGTATGCCAATGCCAGTAGGTGGTGCTATCATGCAGCAACCTTCCCCTCAACATGCTCAGCAAATGCAGCCGGCAATGGCACAGCCGCCTCAGCAAGATAAAATGGACAATATTTCTAAAGTCAAGACGCTCATGAGCTCTCTGCGTGAGTCTATACCT atGACTCTTAAATCAGCAGCACAAATTTTGCATCAGAATCACAATATTGATTCCAATTCACA gaaaggTATAGACGCTCCAGTGCCGCGATTTGATAAGAATTTGGAAGAATTCTTTAGCCTTTGTGATCAAATGGAGTTGCATTTG CGTACGGCGATAACGTGCATCGAGCAGCAGCAGTCGGCGGCGCACTACCTGCCGTCTCCCGTGCACCCCGTGCGCCTCGACTCCGGGCCCAGCGCG GAGAGCACACTAAGCTACCCCCAATACCTGAACACGGTGCGGCTGCAGATCTCGTACGCCAAGGACATCCACGACACACTGGTCGCCGCCGCACAGACCGAGTGGCTCAAGAAGAACTAG